A stretch of bacterium DNA encodes these proteins:
- a CDS encoding ABC transporter ATP-binding protein, with protein sequence MESPRTTLHIVARLLRQFAPAEWRRITFGLLLVAASSAATLLQPWPLKLVVDVVLGAEDPPALLARISAALGESVALFAEPNRGLLFVLCAAVLAIEAMVGLFRVASSYVFSAAGLHMVVRMRAVLFDHLQRLSLGYHSSRPVGDSLHRVTADTASANQIFSDGIVPGVTAAATLVGITLVMLSRDVMLTLAALSVVPPLVLLIRRMDATMTERSNQWCARESEISSTVQETLTGIRAVQTFGREEHESARVRRHAHASFRASLRFNLLEAGSQAAVNLFLAAGVAVVVWTAASRVIAGRLTAGDVVLLVSYAWMLYEPLEILSFTAGNLQGAAARARRVYEVLDTLPGIVDAPRATALAAPARGRVVFEDVSFRYPGGPPVLSAVSVAIPAGARVALVGPSGAGKSTLAGMIVRFYDPTSGRITLDGHDLKSLQLSSLRRNIALVLQEPMLFDVTVGENIAYGRPAATAAQIRAAARSAGAHEFIEQLPSGYETRVGGQGQLLSLGQRQRIAIARAFLRDAPILILDEPTSSLDSVTEALVMASLRKLMRGRTTVIITHRLAAVGDVDLVIAVSDGAATVSSELPSSRATVPIPMDDLVPVAVR encoded by the coding sequence ATGGAATCTCCACGGACGACGCTTCACATCGTCGCCCGCCTGCTCAGGCAGTTCGCGCCGGCGGAGTGGCGTCGCATCACGTTCGGGCTCCTGTTGGTCGCCGCCTCCTCCGCCGCGACTCTGCTGCAGCCGTGGCCTCTGAAGCTGGTCGTCGATGTCGTGCTCGGGGCGGAGGACCCGCCGGCGCTCCTCGCAAGGATCTCCGCCGCCCTCGGGGAGAGCGTCGCCTTGTTCGCCGAGCCGAATCGCGGCCTGCTGTTCGTGCTCTGCGCCGCCGTGCTGGCGATCGAGGCGATGGTCGGCCTCTTCAGGGTGGCCAGCAGCTATGTCTTCTCTGCAGCCGGCCTGCACATGGTTGTTCGCATGCGCGCCGTCCTCTTCGACCATCTCCAGCGCCTGTCGCTGGGCTACCACAGCTCCCGCCCGGTCGGCGACTCGCTGCACCGGGTCACGGCGGACACCGCGAGCGCAAACCAGATCTTCAGCGACGGCATCGTGCCCGGAGTGACGGCCGCCGCCACGCTCGTCGGCATCACCCTGGTCATGCTCTCGCGCGATGTGATGCTGACGCTGGCCGCTCTCTCGGTCGTCCCCCCGCTGGTGCTGCTCATCCGCAGGATGGACGCCACGATGACGGAACGCTCCAATCAGTGGTGCGCGCGCGAGAGCGAGATCAGCTCGACGGTGCAGGAAACCCTCACCGGGATTCGCGCCGTGCAGACCTTCGGCCGCGAGGAGCACGAGAGCGCGCGGGTGCGCCGGCACGCCCACGCCAGCTTCCGTGCCTCGCTCCGCTTCAACCTCCTCGAGGCCGGTTCGCAGGCGGCGGTCAACCTGTTTCTTGCCGCAGGCGTTGCGGTGGTCGTCTGGACCGCCGCCTCCCGCGTGATCGCCGGCCGTCTGACCGCCGGCGACGTGGTGCTCCTCGTGTCGTACGCCTGGATGCTCTACGAACCGCTCGAGATCCTCTCGTTCACCGCCGGGAACCTGCAGGGCGCCGCGGCGCGCGCCCGCCGCGTGTACGAGGTGCTGGACACGCTGCCAGGCATCGTGGACGCGCCGCGGGCGACCGCGCTGGCCGCGCCCGCCCGCGGGAGGGTCGTCTTCGAGGACGTCTCCTTCCGGTACCCCGGCGGGCCGCCGGTGCTCTCCGCGGTCTCGGTGGCCATCCCCGCCGGTGCGAGGGTCGCGCTCGTCGGACCCTCGGGCGCCGGCAAGAGCACCCTCGCCGGCATGATCGTGCGCTTCTACGATCCGACGTCCGGCAGGATCACGCTCGACGGGCACGACCTCAAGAGCCTTCAGCTCTCCTCGCTGCGCCGCAACATCGCCCTCGTGCTGCAGGAACCGATGCTCTTCGACGTCACGGTCGGCGAGAACATCGCGTACGGCAGGCCCGCCGCGACGGCGGCGCAGATCCGGGCGGCGGCGCGCTCCGCCGGTGCCCACGAGTTCATCGAACAGCTGCCGTCGGGCTACGAGACGCGGGTCGGCGGGCAGGGGCAGCTGCTCTCCCTCGGCCAGAGACAGCGCATCGCGATCGCGCGGGCGTTTCTCAGGGACGCGCCGATCCTCATCCTGGACGAGCCGACCAGTTCGCTCGACTCCGTCACCGAGGCGCTCGTGATGGCCTCGCTGCGAAAGCTGATGCGCGGGCGCACCACGGTCATCATCACGCATCGGCTCGCGGCGGTCGGGGACGTGGACCTGGTGATCGCCGTCAGTGACGGTGCGGCGACGGTGTCGTCCGAACTCCCGTCGTCGCGGGCCACCGTGCCGATCCCGATGGACGATCTTGTCCCGGTCGCGGTGCGCTGA
- a CDS encoding response regulator, translating to MAFEFCWQHKRCTAGCKVRDLRVIFCWHLAIAEGRKEREECAECSYRQRWAAGELSVEEFVKDHERRQAARPGRRVLVVDDEPNILYAFEETVRNLGFECIAAGDGEEALIVARATRPDLIVTDIIMPRLNGYELCERLKRDEATRAIPLVMVTVRAQEGDLARGTSAGADAYLTKPFQLHDLKQVIDTLLPAAS from the coding sequence ATGGCGTTCGAGTTCTGCTGGCAGCACAAGCGCTGCACCGCCGGCTGCAAGGTGCGCGACCTGCGGGTGATCTTCTGCTGGCACCTGGCGATAGCCGAGGGCCGCAAGGAGCGCGAGGAGTGCGCGGAGTGCTCGTACCGCCAGCGCTGGGCCGCGGGCGAGCTCTCCGTCGAGGAATTCGTGAAGGACCACGAGCGCCGGCAGGCGGCACGGCCGGGGCGGCGGGTGCTGGTGGTCGACGACGAACCGAACATCCTCTACGCGTTCGAGGAGACGGTGCGAAATCTCGGCTTCGAGTGCATCGCGGCCGGCGACGGCGAAGAGGCGCTGATCGTCGCGCGCGCCACGCGGCCGGACCTGATCGTCACGGACATCATCATGCCGCGGCTCAACGGCTATGAACTGTGCGAGCGGCTGAAACGCGACGAAGCCACGCGCGCGATCCCGCTGGTCATGGTCACCGTGCGCGCCCAGGAGGGAGACCTCGCGCGGGGCACGTCCGCCGGCGCCGATGCCTACCTCACCAAGCCGTTCCAGCTGCACGACCTCAAGCAGGTCATCGACACCCTGCTGCCCGCCGCCTCCTGA
- a CDS encoding metal-dependent transcriptional regulator, with product MREPHDHSHSLEEALEGLWSAREQGREGLEAVQEVTKVPLEADLVAQLTAQGLVQAEGGRLTLTPAGDEAARQVIRRHRLAERLLHDILHMAVEATEESACEFEHMLADQVTESICTLLGHPRECPHGSPIPEGRCCREARQSVESLVVPLTRLAAGEEGKVAYLSSASPARLHKLMAFGIAPGMRVRVHQHYPTMVVQCEHTQLAMEEEIARDIHVWREGTAALRAAPRPEPAR from the coding sequence ATGCGCGAGCCACACGACCACTCCCACTCGCTCGAAGAGGCGCTCGAGGGGCTCTGGAGCGCCCGCGAGCAGGGCCGCGAGGGCCTCGAGGCGGTCCAGGAGGTCACCAAGGTCCCGCTCGAGGCGGACCTGGTGGCGCAGCTCACGGCGCAGGGCCTCGTCCAGGCCGAGGGCGGGCGGCTGACCCTCACGCCCGCCGGCGACGAGGCGGCGCGGCAGGTCATCCGGCGCCACCGCCTCGCCGAGCGGCTGCTCCACGACATCCTGCACATGGCGGTGGAGGCCACCGAGGAGAGCGCCTGCGAGTTCGAGCACATGCTCGCCGACCAGGTCACCGAGAGCATCTGCACCCTGCTCGGGCACCCGCGCGAGTGCCCCCACGGCTCGCCGATCCCCGAGGGCCGCTGCTGCCGCGAGGCGCGCCAGAGCGTCGAGAGCCTCGTCGTGCCGCTCACGCGCCTGGCCGCCGGCGAGGAGGGGAAGGTCGCCTACCTCAGCTCCGCCTCCCCCGCGCGGCTGCACAAGCTGATGGCGTTCGGGATCGCGCCGGGGATGCGCGTGCGCGTCCACCAGCACTACCCGACGATGGTCGTCCAGTGCGAGCACACGCAGCTGGCCATGGAGGAGGAGATCGCGCGGGACATCCACGTCTGGCGCGAGGGGACGGCGGCGTTGCGGGCCGCGCCACGGCCGGAGCCGGCGCGGTGA
- a CDS encoding HEAT repeat domain-containing protein, whose product MPKDPPQAAIGDLATLFAAGRFGEIERVLRERPSLLAETAPLLAAGEPDAVGSLLQVVARVGFDYPDDVFPVLPAIAALLDHPEPWVRSDAANAFGTAVFTHRAPAAAAVPRLRALLDDALPQARADAARALGNIGFYHPDLAGAAVPRLIALLDGGEDEEREAAAHALGKIGASSPELLPQIFPRLVRELEKTHEAACSGILLAFGSVGQHFPDMVREHIPKLLRFLRSANPDTVRYAVLALGNLATANPALVREARPELERLAASADADLSANARMALALL is encoded by the coding sequence ATGCCAAAGGATCCTCCTCAGGCGGCAATCGGCGACCTCGCGACCCTCTTCGCCGCCGGCCGCTTCGGCGAGATCGAGCGGGTGCTGCGCGAGCGGCCCTCGCTGCTCGCCGAGACCGCGCCGCTGCTGGCCGCGGGCGAGCCCGACGCCGTCGGCTCGCTGCTGCAGGTCGTGGCGCGGGTCGGCTTCGACTACCCGGACGATGTCTTCCCCGTGCTCCCGGCCATCGCGGCGCTCCTCGACCACCCCGAGCCCTGGGTGCGCTCCGACGCCGCCAACGCCTTCGGCACGGCGGTCTTCACGCACCGCGCGCCGGCGGCCGCCGCCGTCCCGCGGCTGCGGGCACTGCTCGACGACGCGCTGCCGCAGGCGCGCGCCGACGCCGCCCGTGCTCTCGGCAACATCGGCTTCTACCACCCGGACCTGGCCGGGGCCGCGGTGCCGCGGCTCATCGCGCTTCTCGACGGCGGCGAGGACGAGGAGCGCGAGGCCGCGGCGCATGCGCTCGGCAAGATCGGCGCCAGCTCGCCGGAGCTGCTGCCGCAGATCTTCCCGCGGCTGGTGCGCGAGCTGGAGAAGACGCACGAGGCGGCCTGCAGCGGCATCCTGCTGGCGTTCGGCAGCGTCGGCCAGCATTTCCCGGACATGGTGCGCGAGCACATCCCGAAGCTGCTGCGTTTCCTGCGCAGCGCCAACCCCGACACCGTGCGCTACGCGGTGCTCGCCCTGGGGAACCTCGCCACCGCCAACCCCGCGCTCGTGCGCGAGGCCCGGCCGGAACTCGAGCGCCTGGCGGCGTCGGCGGACGCGGACCTCTCCGCCAACGCCAGGATGGCCCTCGCGCTGCTGTAG
- a CDS encoding PAS domain-containing protein: MRTAKKPPAGAGDSWLTAPLPCVLIDRRGRIHGANPAAAALLETDAAALAGRDLQELFAPVPPLAALLRSRRTHGFDDPIEGTLARP; encoded by the coding sequence ATGCGCACCGCGAAGAAACCGCCGGCCGGCGCCGGCGACAGCTGGCTGACCGCTCCCCTGCCCTGCGTCCTCATCGACCGGCGCGGCCGCATTCACGGCGCGAACCCGGCGGCCGCCGCGCTGCTGGAGACCGATGCCGCCGCGCTCGCCGGGCGCGACCTGCAGGAGCTGTTCGCGCCGGTCCCGCCGCTGGCGGCGCTGCTGCGCTCGCGCCGCACGCACGGCTTCGACGACCCCATCGAGGGGACGCTCGCCCGCCCCG
- a CDS encoding creatininase family protein, whose product MILDDVTMPEYERGLERSRTVLIPFGSLEEHGAHLPLCTDTLQVVEVCRRVAERTGAHVAPAVAYGVQRSTRNHPGTIGVSTATLRAIALDLVRDFHRHGMRFFVLISGHAGRTHVLTLVDAGEHLLDELPDIAVSVISEYDEVRAAGAGIVAARDDSHAGEIETSRVLHLRPELVKGTSPAEWPDFPEARLVRDKRRHWRGGVWGDPSAASAEKGRRLTELAVERVAALVRELEEYRESPAGGAPAR is encoded by the coding sequence GTGATCCTCGACGACGTCACGATGCCCGAGTACGAGCGCGGGCTGGAGCGCTCCCGCACGGTGCTCATCCCCTTCGGCTCGCTCGAGGAGCACGGCGCGCACCTGCCGCTCTGCACCGACACCCTGCAGGTGGTCGAGGTCTGCCGGCGCGTGGCCGAGCGCACCGGCGCCCACGTCGCGCCGGCGGTCGCCTACGGGGTGCAGCGCAGCACGCGCAACCACCCCGGGACGATCGGCGTCTCGACGGCGACGCTGCGCGCGATCGCCCTCGACCTCGTGCGGGACTTCCACCGCCACGGCATGCGCTTCTTCGTGCTCATCTCCGGCCACGCCGGCCGCACGCACGTGCTGACGCTCGTCGACGCCGGCGAGCACCTGCTCGACGAGCTGCCCGACATCGCGGTCAGCGTCATCTCCGAGTACGACGAGGTGCGGGCGGCCGGGGCGGGGATCGTCGCGGCCCGCGACGACTCGCACGCCGGCGAGATCGAGACCTCGCGGGTGCTGCACCTGCGCCCCGAGCTGGTCAAGGGGACCTCGCCGGCGGAGTGGCCCGACTTCCCCGAGGCGCGGCTGGTGCGCGACAAGCGGCGGCACTGGCGCGGCGGCGTCTGGGGCGACCCGTCGGCGGCGAGCGCGGAGAAGGGCCGGCGCCTCACGGAACTGGCGGTGGAGCGCGTCGCGGCGCTCGTGCGCGAGCTCGAGGAGTACCGGGAGAGCCCGGCAGGGGGCGCGCCCGCCCGCTGA